The Gouania willdenowi chromosome 7, fGouWil2.1, whole genome shotgun sequence genome includes a window with the following:
- the LOC114466835 gene encoding vasopressin V2 receptor-like isoform X2, translating into MSSVIQSESSNPQRDVVLATAKVLLLAVVLVTTLLGNGLVLAVLLRRKRCHSNPLHQFMINLCVADLVVALFQVLPQLVWDAEGLLPGPDCVCRMVKYLQVVGMFASSYMIVAMTMDRHYAICCPLQAHRSLTTRRRKYFILMAWSLSLVLSLPQVFIFSRSEVSPGVYECWGTFEKFWGLRAYVTWMTLVIFILPVLIIIVCQVRIFREIHSNLCLRSERRMSPSGPDVLRTSGGKSVLSVEAHVSTHTAELTEPPVAPPAEVSASPTAPPAATAPSAAMSKTVRMTLVIVLFYSVCWAPFFIVQLWAAWDPHPPVNGAAFTLLMLLASLNSITNPWIYSSFSSSVSLELRLLLLCSRPLQRHSSITSSTHTSIY; encoded by the exons ATGTCGTCTGTCATCCAATCAGAGAGCTCCAATCCTCAGCGTGACGTGGTGCTGGCAACTgctaaagttctgctgctggcgGTCGTCCTGGTGACAACGTTGCTTGGCAACGGGCTGGTGCTGGCCGTGCTGCTGAGGAGGAAGCGTTGCCATAGCAACCCACTGCATCAGTTCATGATCAACCTGTGTGTGGCCGACCTGGTGGTGGCGCTTTTTCAG gttCTTCCTCAGCTGGTGTGGGACGCTGAGGGCCTCCTCCCAGGTCCAGACTGTGTGTGTCGGATGGTCAAATATCTACAGGTGGTCGGTATGTTTGCTTCCTCCTACATGATTGTTGCCATGACGATGGACCGTCACTACGCCATCTGCTGCCCCCTGCAGGCGCACCGTAGCTTGACCACAAGACGCCGCAAATACTTCATCCTGATGGCCTGGAGCCTCTCATTGGTTCTCAGTCTgcctcag GTCTTCATCTTCTCTCGTTCTGAAGTGTCTCCTGGAGTTTATGAATGTTGGGGAACCTTTGAGAAGTTTTGGGGGCTCAGAGCTTACGTCACCTGGATGACACTCGTCATCTTCATCCTCCCCGtcctcatcatcatcgtctGCCAG GTGAGAATCTTCAGGGAGATTCACTCAAACCTGTGCCTGAGGTCAGAGCGTCGTATGTCTCCATCAGGACCAGACGTCCTCAGAACATCAGGAGGAAAGTCTGTCCTCAGCGTTGAAGCCCACGTCTCTACACACACAG ctgagCTGACGGAACCCCCTGTAGCGCCCCCTGCTGAGGTCTCTGCGTCCCCTacagcgccccctgctgctacagcgccctctgctgccATGTCTAAGACGGTGAGGATGACTCTGGTCATCGTGCTCTTCTACTCCGTGTGTTGGGCTCCGTTCTTCATCGTGCAGCTGTGGGCAGCCTGGGACCCCCACCCTCCTGTTAACG GAGCAGCGTTCACCCTCCTGATGCTCCTGGCCAGTCTGAACTCCATCACCAACCCATGGATCTACTCCTCCTTCTCCAGCAGCGTCTCCCTggagctccgcctcctgctgctcTGTTCCCGCCCTCTGCAGCGTCACAGCTCCATCACCTCGTCCACACACACCTCCATCTATTGA
- the LOC114466835 gene encoding vasopressin V2 receptor-like isoform X1 → MSSVIQSESSNPQRDVVLATAKVLLLAVVLVTTLLGNGLVLAVLLRRKRCHSNPLHQFMINLCVADLVVALFQTPPPPPPPQVLPQLVWDAEGLLPGPDCVCRMVKYLQVVGMFASSYMIVAMTMDRHYAICCPLQAHRSLTTRRRKYFILMAWSLSLVLSLPQVFIFSRSEVSPGVYECWGTFEKFWGLRAYVTWMTLVIFILPVLIIIVCQVRIFREIHSNLCLRSERRMSPSGPDVLRTSGGKSVLSVEAHVSTHTAELTEPPVAPPAEVSASPTAPPAATAPSAAMSKTVRMTLVIVLFYSVCWAPFFIVQLWAAWDPHPPVNGAAFTLLMLLASLNSITNPWIYSSFSSSVSLELRLLLLCSRPLQRHSSITSSTHTSIY, encoded by the exons ATGTCGTCTGTCATCCAATCAGAGAGCTCCAATCCTCAGCGTGACGTGGTGCTGGCAACTgctaaagttctgctgctggcgGTCGTCCTGGTGACAACGTTGCTTGGCAACGGGCTGGTGCTGGCCGTGCTGCTGAGGAGGAAGCGTTGCCATAGCAACCCACTGCATCAGTTCATGATCAACCTGTGTGTGGCCGACCTGGTGGTGGCGCTTTTTCAG actcctcctcctcctcctcctcctcaggttCTTCCTCAGCTGGTGTGGGACGCTGAGGGCCTCCTCCCAGGTCCAGACTGTGTGTGTCGGATGGTCAAATATCTACAGGTGGTCGGTATGTTTGCTTCCTCCTACATGATTGTTGCCATGACGATGGACCGTCACTACGCCATCTGCTGCCCCCTGCAGGCGCACCGTAGCTTGACCACAAGACGCCGCAAATACTTCATCCTGATGGCCTGGAGCCTCTCATTGGTTCTCAGTCTgcctcag GTCTTCATCTTCTCTCGTTCTGAAGTGTCTCCTGGAGTTTATGAATGTTGGGGAACCTTTGAGAAGTTTTGGGGGCTCAGAGCTTACGTCACCTGGATGACACTCGTCATCTTCATCCTCCCCGtcctcatcatcatcgtctGCCAG GTGAGAATCTTCAGGGAGATTCACTCAAACCTGTGCCTGAGGTCAGAGCGTCGTATGTCTCCATCAGGACCAGACGTCCTCAGAACATCAGGAGGAAAGTCTGTCCTCAGCGTTGAAGCCCACGTCTCTACACACACAG ctgagCTGACGGAACCCCCTGTAGCGCCCCCTGCTGAGGTCTCTGCGTCCCCTacagcgccccctgctgctacagcgccctctgctgccATGTCTAAGACGGTGAGGATGACTCTGGTCATCGTGCTCTTCTACTCCGTGTGTTGGGCTCCGTTCTTCATCGTGCAGCTGTGGGCAGCCTGGGACCCCCACCCTCCTGTTAACG GAGCAGCGTTCACCCTCCTGATGCTCCTGGCCAGTCTGAACTCCATCACCAACCCATGGATCTACTCCTCCTTCTCCAGCAGCGTCTCCCTggagctccgcctcctgctgctcTGTTCCCGCCCTCTGCAGCGTCACAGCTCCATCACCTCGTCCACACACACCTCCATCTATTGA